The window CATAAGTGGTGTAAGCTTTTCCAACACTTCCCCATTGAGTACGGTAATTAGCAATCGCCCTGGTATCGTAAGCGGTTGTAATTAATGCAGGATTTATATTTACAGGAGCTTCATTATACATAGAAAAATGTACGTCCTGTGCAAAAGACGTATGAACCGCAAATAATGCGCCTAAAAAACTTCCTATTTTTATTATTTTATTCATAAAAGTTTACCTTATTAAAGTAACATTTCCTTTGAGGTTAAACGGTTCATTATTGACCGTTGTTCCTTGTAACCTGTATACAAAAACACCGGTATTTAATGGCTCACTATTAAACGTTCCATCCCAGCCTAAATCCTTATTACTAGATTCAAATACTTTCTCACCCCAGCGATTAAAAATTTGAAAAGTGAAGTTTGCTAAGCATTTACCCCTGACGTATAAGACATCATTGACGCCATCTCCATTGGGCGAGAAGGCATTAGGGACAAACATCTCACCACAATCATCTATGACACAGACCGTGAGTGTATCGTTATACTTACAGTTTTTACTATTATATCCGGTGACGACATATTTTGTAGTAATAGTTGGTGTGGCAATAGGATTATAAATCAACAAAGGATTACAACTGCTTGGAGAGCCATCCGGACAAGTTAACGATCCATCATTAGGCGACCACTTATAATACAGAGCTTGAATACCGTAAAGTTGAACCGACTGACCAAAACGAATACAAGTATCTCTTAACCCTTGTGTATTTGGCGTGTCGACCACATGGATAATTTTAGTTTTCACGATACTATCATATCCATAAGGATTTGTAACTGCTAAACTAACGGTGTAATCACCTGGTACATTATAACAAATAGTTGGGAATGGTGTCGATGTAGTGTCAGGATTTCCTCCTGGAGAGTACCACTTCACAATTTGAGGTTCACCGCCGCATGAAGTATTAATAAAAGAAACACAACCTTTCGTACAAATGGTGTCGTTAGCAACAGCTGTTGTAAAATCGGCAACAGGAGGAAAACAATTAATAACGCTCATAGTAACTGTATCCACTAAACTTTTACAACCCTGTAAAGTTGCATAAGATACCGTACACGAATACGTCGTTAAATAATTTTGTGTACAAACCGACATAGCAGGTATTGCCAAAACAGAAGCTGAATTAGATGAGGTAACAATATGCATAGTTGGTGACCATGTGTAACTGTAGGCCATTCCCGGAGGAGGTGTAGATGTTGCAACTGATAATGTAGCTGTTTGGTTACCACAAATTGTATTCGTAGCAATGGCATTTGTATTGGTGAGTAATGAAACAGTAGCCGTTGGCACAGGCACTACAGTTAATGTTACTACTCTTGGTAAAGATAAACAACCGAGAGCGGTTTGTCCGGTTACGGTATAGGTAGTTGTAACAGTAGGCGAAGCGGTTACTGTAGAGCCGGTAAAATTATTCAGGGTGAAAGCAGGTGTCCATGTATAGGTTCCGCCTGTACCTGCACCGGTTGCTGTATAGGTATAAGAACTTCCTAAGCAAATGGTCGTATTCGTTGGCGTAACTGTCAATGTAGGCGGCGTAGTAACAGAAATACTAACAACGGCCTGACCTGTACACGTACCGGTTGAACCTAAAACTGTATAAGTTGTAGAGGTACTTGGAGTAGCCACTACAACCGGACCAAAACCACTACTTAAACTCGCTGAAGGAGACCAAACATAATTTGAAGCACCGAATGCACTTAAAGTAACACCGGCACCGCCAATACAAGTAGTAGCGGTTATAGGAGAAACTGAAACTGATAAAGGAGAACCAATCACCACATTTACATTTGTTGTACCTGTACAACCTGTAAGTGGATCCAGTCCTATGATAGTATAAGCCGTATTACCTGTAGGAGACGATACAACAGCTGAACCGGTTGTAGAACTTAGTCCCGTTCCCGGTGACCACGTATAAACACCGGCGGCACCCGCACCTGTTGCTGTTAATGTTGCGCTACCTCCAGGACAAGTTGTGAAAGAAGGTGAGGCTGTTACTAAAACTGACATAGCGGGATTAACAACCAAACTCACAACAGCTGTACTTGAACACCCCCCGCTTTCACCTACAACAGTATAGTTAGTACTTGTACTAGGATTTGCTGTAACCGGAGAACCATTTGCGCTGCTTAAAGATGAGCTTGGTGTCCATGTATAGGATGTGCCTCCCGCTGCAGTTAAAGTGGAACTATTACCTACACAAATAGTAGCCGGATTTGGAGTTGCTGTAATTGTTGGTGTTGGATTAACTGTTACAACTTGACTAACACTGGCTGTATTTGTTCCTCCCGCAGTTGCGGTAACTGAAATAGTAAAAGTTCCTGCGGTACCGAAATTAATTGAAGTAACGGATGCGTTTGGAGCCCCTATTACCGGACCGGCTGGAGTTGACGTCCAGGTGTAACCAACAATTGCGGTTGTTCCTGGTGTTACAGCGCAAGTTGTAGTTAACGCTATACCGGAACACAAAGGCGAAGGAATAGCAAAGTTAGGGGTAAAAGTAGCCTGCGAGAATGTGAATAAGGAAATAAACAGTAAAAATAAAACGTAGAAAAATCTTTTCATATTTTAGGTATTATATCTAAATCTAAGTTAGCTAAACAAATTTTAGTTTGAGCGCTTCTCACTCAATACTTTAATAAACTCACTAAGTGGTAAAGATAAGTATAATGTACTACATATAAAAATGAAAGAAGGGTAACTATCAACAGGTGATTTTTAATTTTCGTGAACGTTTAAAAAATACATTTAAAAATCAGAATTTGTTAAAGTAATTAACCGAAATATTCAAATTGTTAATAACTTTAGGATGAATAACGTAAATTAACAGTAGGATTTCTCGTAAAATATTAAAACTTTGCAAAATTCTGAAAATGAAGGGTTTTATTCATATATGCGCACTCCTTATTATGATGGCTGTAACACCATCATTTGCAGGTAATTTGCATAAAGATGATGAGAAGAATAAACCCGGTGATGACAAGAAAAGTAAGGCTAAAAGAGACGATACTACTCACCACACCTTAAACACTCAAATAGCTGAAATAGAAGAAGATGAACAAGATACAGCAAGTATTTTGTTTCCTTCCAACGATTTATATGCCACCTGGGATACTACTACCATTCATCCTTATAATTTTAGTGATTGTTTTCGGACAGATTCTGTGACGATTTGTTTAACTGATATAGGAGAAGGTCGTTTTTCAATGCCATTTAAAGGAATGATAACCAGCGAATTTGGGTGGAGAAGATATCGTCCGCATTACGGCACTGACATTGATTTGGAAATTGGTGATACTGTAGTGTCTGCCTTTGACGGTATGGTTCGAATCGCAAGAAGTAAGATAAGCGGTTACGGTAATGTAGTAATTATACGTCATACTAACGGATTAGAAACAGTTTATGCTCACTTAAGCAAGATTTTAGTAGAAGCCGGGCAACCTATTAAAGCGGGTGAAATATTAGGTCTGGGTGGAAATACCGGTCGTTCTTACGGAGCTCATTTACATTTTGAAATGCGTTATTTAGGGCAGGCTTTAGATACAGAAGACTTTATTGACTACGCAAAAGGAGATTTAAAAACATACGAATTTACACTAAGGAAAACTGACGTTGAAAACAAGTACGATTTACGTGCCATGCACAATCGTCACCGTCATGACGTTGGTGCAGTAAAATACACTACAAAAAATGGTGTTAAATACGGGATTTATAAAGTAAGACCGGGTGATAACCTGGGAGTGATTGCCAAACGTTGTCACACTACTGTAAGTGCTATCTGTAAAAAGAATGGCATAAAGCCAACCAAGATTTTACAAATTGGTCAGAAACTCAAAGTTTAA is drawn from Bacteroidota bacterium and contains these coding sequences:
- a CDS encoding gliding motility-associated C-terminal domain-containing protein, yielding MKRFFYVLFLLFISLFTFSQATFTPNFAIPSPLCSGIALTTTCAVTPGTTAIVGYTWTSTPAGPVIGAPNASVTSINFGTAGTFTISVTATAGGTNTASVSQVVTVNPTPTITATPNPATICVGNSSTLTAAGGTSYTWTPSSSLSSANGSPVTANPSTSTNYTVVGESGGCSSTAVVSLVVNPAMSVLVTASPSFTTCPGGSATLTATGAGAAGVYTWSPGTGLSSTTGSAVVSSPTGNTAYTIIGLDPLTGCTGTTNVNVVIGSPLSVSVSPITATTCIGGAGVTLSAFGASNYVWSPSASLSSGFGPVVVATPSTSTTYTVLGSTGTCTGQAVVSISVTTPPTLTVTPTNTTICLGSSYTYTATGAGTGGTYTWTPAFTLNNFTGSTVTASPTVTTTYTVTGQTALGCLSLPRVVTLTVVPVPTATVSLLTNTNAIATNTICGNQTATLSVATSTPPPGMAYSYTWSPTMHIVTSSNSASVLAIPAMSVCTQNYLTTYSCTVSYATLQGCKSLVDTVTMSVINCFPPVADFTTAVANDTICTKGCVSFINTSCGGEPQIVKWYSPGGNPDTTSTPFPTICYNVPGDYTVSLAVTNPYGYDSIVKTKIIHVVDTPNTQGLRDTCIRFGQSVQLYGIQALYYKWSPNDGSLTCPDGSPSSCNPLLIYNPIATPTITTKYVVTGYNSKNCKYNDTLTVCVIDDCGEMFVPNAFSPNGDGVNDVLYVRGKCLANFTFQIFNRWGEKVFESSNKDLGWDGTFNSEPLNTGVFVYRLQGTTVNNEPFNLKGNVTLIR
- a CDS encoding peptidoglycan DD-metalloendopeptidase family protein, coding for MKGFIHICALLIMMAVTPSFAGNLHKDDEKNKPGDDKKSKAKRDDTTHHTLNTQIAEIEEDEQDTASILFPSNDLYATWDTTTIHPYNFSDCFRTDSVTICLTDIGEGRFSMPFKGMITSEFGWRRYRPHYGTDIDLEIGDTVVSAFDGMVRIARSKISGYGNVVIIRHTNGLETVYAHLSKILVEAGQPIKAGEILGLGGNTGRSYGAHLHFEMRYLGQALDTEDFIDYAKGDLKTYEFTLRKTDVENKYDLRAMHNRHRHDVGAVKYTTKNGVKYGIYKVRPGDNLGVIAKRCHTTVSAICKKNGIKPTKILQIGQKLKV